The Camelina sativa cultivar DH55 chromosome 14, Cs, whole genome shotgun sequence genome includes a window with the following:
- the LOC109128745 gene encoding uncharacterized protein LOC109128745 encodes MFDNDYEAGLLNRRRYTQILEGLGLLYVCQRKYALDIVIECGLTGCCPYDTPLEQNHNLARDNGPLFDNPSRYCRLVGRLVYLSVTRPDLSYAVHLLAQFLAKPRERHWTAAVRVVKYLKGTLGQGIFLSSDKDLHVNAYCDAAYSTCPLTRRSITGYVVLLGDSPVSWKTKKHKTVSRSSTQAEYRAMSFTYSEIQWLMELLPVFDIVHKEPVSFYCDNESAIKILKNPVFHERTKHIKNDCHIIRDAFQSSELTLVSVSTKEQVADFLTKALGRIQFIYLLGKMGVRDIYSPS; translated from the coding sequence ATGTTTGACAATGATTATGAGGCAGGACTACTTAATAGGAGACGATATACACAAATATTAGAAGGATTAGGATTACTTTATGTTTGTCAAAGGAAATATGCTTTGGATATTGTCATTGAGTGTGGACTGACTGGTTGTTGTCCTTATGATACTCCGTTGGAACAGAATCATAATCTTGCTCGCGACAATGGTCCCTTGTTTGATAATCCTTCTCGTTATTGCCGCTTAGTAGGACGCCTTGTTTACTTATCCGTTACTCGGCCAGACTTGAGCTACGCTGTTCATCTCCTAGCTCAGTTCCTTGCTAAACCGCGTGAACGACATTGGACAGCTGCGGTTCGTGTTGTCAAATACCTTAAGGGTACTCTTGGTCAGGGTATTTTCCTCAGCTCCGATAAGGATCTTCATGTCAATGCTTATTGTGATGCAGCTTACTCGACTTGTCCGCTCACTAGGCGTTCTATCACTGGCTATGTTGTTCTTTTGGGAGATTCTCCGGTATCATGGAAAACTAAGAAACATAAGACTGTCTCACGTTCTTCTACTCAAGCTGAATACAGAGCGATGTCTTTCACCTACTCGGAGATTCAGTGGCTAATGGAATTGCTACCTGTGTTTGACATTGTTCATAAGGAACCTGTTTCTTTCTACTGTGACAATGAATCAGCCATCAAGATTTTGAAGAATCCGGTTTTTCACGAACGCACAAAGCACATCAAGAATGACTGCCATATCATCCGTGACGCATTTCAGTCTAGTGAGCTTACTCTAGTGTCTGTCTCCACTAAAGAACAGGTGGCCGACTTCTTGACGAAGGCATTGGGACGAATTCAATTCATTTATCTACTTGGCAAGATGGGAGTTCGGGATATCTACTCgccatcttga
- the LOC109128893 gene encoding TSK-associating protein 1-like → MLKTFPQPCDASSSLKTVYLVLVMETSAMKTIFLVLSLSLCLFLSSLHEGSCQDDGSGLSTLDLIERDYQDSVNALQGKKDEDQSAKIQSENQKNNTVTDKNTISLSLSDESKVRV, encoded by the exons ATGTTAAAAACGTTTCCACAGCCATGTGATGCATCTTCAAGCTTAAAGACTGTGTATCTCGTTCTTGTAATGGAAACCTCGGCCATGAAAACGATTTTCTTGGTTCTGAGTTTGTCTTTGTGTCTTTTTCTTTCAAGCTTGCATGAGGGTTCTTGTCAG GATGATGGTAGTGGTTTGAGTACTTTGGATCTAATCGAACGTGATTATCAAG aTAGTGTCAATGCTCTTCAAGGCAAGAAAGATGAAGATCAGT CTGCAAAGATACAGAGTGAAAACCAGAAGAACAATACAGTGACTGATAAGAACACTATTTCCCTGTCTTTATCAGATGAATCTAAGGTTAGGGTTTAG
- the LOC104742746 gene encoding TSK-associating protein 1-like isoform X1, with protein sequence MLEAIEREFEAAMEGIEELKVSDSNRDDEEQSAKRLSVLQEMEQEFEAATKGLEQLKVSDSTKENGDKEQATKRQSMLDEIEREFQAATDSLKQLHVDDSTEDKEKSAKTQSMLEEIEREFEAATKDLNHLHDFMEGNADDEHSAKRNKMLEDIEREFEAATKGLEQLKANDFTESSNDEEQSAKRQSMPEEIEREFEAAIGGLKQIQVDNSRNIEEESTKRKVMLEEIDREFEEAHSGISAHYAKEDPAKKQSGSVTPEVLGLGHSGVCGCFQIDNDGLKQDEDTSIVIPTKYSIEEILSEEYTIKGTDTSSQSRAKVQKYEKPTKKKCLGLNKIKTSTKINHFCLIIKLIKKTN encoded by the exons ATGCTTGAAGCTATTGAACGCGAGTTTGAAG CTGCTATGGAAGGCATTGAAGAACTAAAGGTTTCAGATTCCAAcagagatgatgaagaacaat CTGCAAAGAGACTAAGTGTGCTTCAAGAGATGGAACAGGAATTTGAAG CTGCTACAAAAGGTCTTGAACAACTAAAGGTTAGTGATTCAACCAAGGAAAATGGCGACAAAGAACAAG CTACAAAGAGACAAAGTATGCTAGATGAGATAGAACGAGAGTTCCAAG CTGCTACAGATAGCCTTAAGCAACTTCATGTTGATGATTCTActgaagacaaagaaaaat CTGCAAAGACGCAAAGTATGCTAGAAGAGATTGAACGTGAATTTGAAG CTgcaacaaaagatcttaaccaTCTACATGATTTCATGGAAGGCAATGCTGATGATGAACATT CTgctaagagaaacaaaatgttgGAAGATATCGAACGCGAATTTGAAG CTGCCACAAAAGGTCTTGAACAACTAAAGGCTAATGATTTCACTGAAAGCAGTAATGATGAAGAacaat CTGCAAAGAGACAGAGTATGCCTGAAGAGATCGAACGCGAGTTTGAAG CTGCTATTGGAGGTCTCAAACAGATTCAAGTTGATAATTCCAGAAACATTGAAGAAGAAT CTACTAAGAGAAAGGTAATGTTGGAAGAGATAGACCGTGAATTTGAAG AAGCACACAGTGGTATTAGTGCACATTATGCTAAAGAAGAcc CTGCAAAGAAACAGAGTGGCTCTGTTACACCAGAGGTTCTTGGACTTGGACACTCAGGTGTTTGTGGCTGTTTTCAAATAGACAATGATGGTTTGAAACAAGACGAAGATACTTCGATCGTTATACCAACAAAATATAGCATAGAAGAGATCCTCTCTGAAGAATATACAATCAAG GGAACAGATACTTCTAGTCAGAGCCGTGCGAAGGTTCAGAAGTATGAGaagccaaccaaaaaaaaatgccttggtttaaataaaataaaaacgtcTACAAAAATTAACCACTTCTGTCTcataataaaactaattaaaaaaacgaactAA
- the LOC104742746 gene encoding TSK-associating protein 1-like isoform X2, protein MLEAIEREFEAAMEGIEELKVSDSNRDDEEQSAKRLSVLQEMEQEFEAATKGLEQLKVSDSTKENGDKEQATKRQSMLDEIEREFQAATDSLKQLHVDDSTEDKEKSAKTQSMLEEIEREFEAATKDLNHLHDFMEGNADDEHSAKRNKMLEDIEREFEAATKGLEQLKANDFTESSNDEEQSAKRQSMPEEIEREFEAAIGATKRKVMLEEIDREFEEAHSGISAHYAKEDPAKKQSGSVTPEVLGLGHSGVCGCFQIDNDGLKQDEDTSIVIPTKYSIEEILSEEYTIKGTDTSSQSRAKVQKYEKPTKKKCLGLNKIKTSTKINHFCLIIKLIKKTN, encoded by the exons ATGCTTGAAGCTATTGAACGCGAGTTTGAAG CTGCTATGGAAGGCATTGAAGAACTAAAGGTTTCAGATTCCAAcagagatgatgaagaacaat CTGCAAAGAGACTAAGTGTGCTTCAAGAGATGGAACAGGAATTTGAAG CTGCTACAAAAGGTCTTGAACAACTAAAGGTTAGTGATTCAACCAAGGAAAATGGCGACAAAGAACAAG CTACAAAGAGACAAAGTATGCTAGATGAGATAGAACGAGAGTTCCAAG CTGCTACAGATAGCCTTAAGCAACTTCATGTTGATGATTCTActgaagacaaagaaaaat CTGCAAAGACGCAAAGTATGCTAGAAGAGATTGAACGTGAATTTGAAG CTgcaacaaaagatcttaaccaTCTACATGATTTCATGGAAGGCAATGCTGATGATGAACATT CTgctaagagaaacaaaatgttgGAAGATATCGAACGCGAATTTGAAG CTGCCACAAAAGGTCTTGAACAACTAAAGGCTAATGATTTCACTGAAAGCAGTAATGATGAAGAacaat CTGCAAAGAGACAGAGTATGCCTGAAGAGATCGAACGCGAGTTTGAAG CTGCTATTGGAG CTACTAAGAGAAAGGTAATGTTGGAAGAGATAGACCGTGAATTTGAAG AAGCACACAGTGGTATTAGTGCACATTATGCTAAAGAAGAcc CTGCAAAGAAACAGAGTGGCTCTGTTACACCAGAGGTTCTTGGACTTGGACACTCAGGTGTTTGTGGCTGTTTTCAAATAGACAATGATGGTTTGAAACAAGACGAAGATACTTCGATCGTTATACCAACAAAATATAGCATAGAAGAGATCCTCTCTGAAGAATATACAATCAAG GGAACAGATACTTCTAGTCAGAGCCGTGCGAAGGTTCAGAAGTATGAGaagccaaccaaaaaaaaatgccttggtttaaataaaataaaaacgtcTACAAAAATTAACCACTTCTGTCTcataataaaactaattaaaaaaacgaactAA
- the LOC104744094 gene encoding zinc finger MYM-type protein 1-like, with amino-acid sequence MSSKKKDQPCGADNRKKRKMKDDQAKSQENALFRYFKKLATSDGFVENNDTEHVVLGDNGVDENINEYQREEASVELEDVNAVNEEDDVNKNEHQKSDNLRESCGFFDIYDPGNWENIKKGWNEWRDFMVVQGPSKRLPLDHNFPKDSLKRHFSHLHYTREMGDGTKKDRRWLVYSKSLNKIFCFCCKLFNHSDNSQLASTGFSDWRNVMRRLKEHESSREHILCMKQWAELDLRLQKNQIIDKYAQYELNKEKIHWRQVLLRIIIVVKTLAKQNLAFRGSNEKIGKEGCGNFLSFIEMIADFNPVMIEHLRRYKEGVSRNHYLSNRIQNELIALLANEIKGLIVKKIQSAKYFSVILDCTPDISHHEQMTVIIRCVDVSTTSTRIEEYFLTFLKVDDTYGERLFLKFQAVLAAFDLKIDDVRGQGYENGSNMKGKHKGVQKRFLDINPRAFYTPCSCHSLNLALCDMATISPKAISFFGIIQRTYNFFSCSVKRWKIFEDHVDSLTFKALSHTRWESHVESVKAIRFQAPKIMNALVYIAENSDDPKEQSEAECLAISETHGIGSFEFLVSMVIWYNLLSVVNIVSKSLQSENMNIDVAISQLKGLVSHFKKYRESGFEKAKVEAKEIAESLEIDLVFPRKAKRVIRRKRHYGEESENVEGSVTLSPEESFRIDYFIQIMDQALYSLETKFEQFQRYEQIFGFLFDLEKLQSASDDSLMVSCANLEDNLTHENQSDIVGNDLFYELKVLREALPKEIKRPIEVLDFLNRVEDCYPNTCIAYRILLTIPVSVATAERSFSKLKLIKSYLRSSMSQERLSDLAILSIERELVRDVDFESLVHDFVEKKGKQMFKN; translated from the coding sequence ATGTcttcaaagaaaaaagatcaACCTTGTGGAGCTGATaacagaaaaaagagaaaaatgaaagatgACCAAGCAAAATCTCAAGAGAACGCTTTATTCAGGTACTTCAAAAAACTTGCAACTTCTGATGGATTTGTAGAAAATAATGATACAGAACATGTGGTTCTTGGAGATAATGGAGTGGATGAGAATATAAATGAGtatcaaagagaagaagcaagtgTTGAACTAGAAGATGTCAATGCagtgaatgaagaagatgatgtgaatAAGAATGAACATCAGAAGAGTGATAATCTGAGGGAGTCTTGTGGATTTTTTGACATATATGATCCTGGAAATTGGGAAAACATCAAAAAGGGATGGAATGAGTGGAGGGATTTTATGGTTGTACAAGGTCCATCAAAAAGACTGCCACTTGATCATAATTTTCCCAAAGATAGTCTTAAGAGACATTTTTCACATTTGCATTATACAAGAGAGATGGGTGatggaacaaaaaaagatcGACGTTGGCTAGTTTACTCTAAGTCTTTGAAcaagatcttttgtttttgttgtaaattgTTCAATCACAGTGACAATAGTCAATTGGCATCTACGGGCTTTAGTGATTGGAGGAATGTTATGAGAAGGCTCAAAGAACATGAATCTAGTCGTGAACACATTTTGTGTATGAAACAGTGGGCTGAACTAGATCTCAGGCTGCAAAAGAATCAGATCATTGACAAATATGCTCAATATGAACTCAACAAAGAGAAAATTCATTGGAGACAAGTGTTGCTTAGGATTATTATTGTGGTGAAAACGCTTGCTAAACAAAATTTAGCGTTTCGGGGAAGCAACGAGAAAATTGGAAAAGAAGGTTGTGggaattttttaagttttatagaGATGATTGCTGATTTTAATCCTGTGATGATTGAGCATCTAAGAAGATATAAAGAGGGTGTATCTCGTAATCATTATCTCAGCAACAGAATTCAGAATGAGTTAATAGCTTTGTTAGCCAATGAGATCAAAGGtctgattgtcaaaaaaattcaaagtgCAAAGTACTTCTCTGTGATTCTTGACTGCACTCCAGATATTAGTCATCATGAACAAATGACTGTCATCATTCGATGTGTAGATGTTTCAACAACTTCAACGAGGATCGAAGAATATTTTTTAACGTTCTTAAAAGTTGATGATACATATGGTGAAAGACTTTTTCTTAAGTTTCAAGCTGTTTTGGCTgcttttgatttaaaaattgaTGATGTGAGGGGACAGGGTTATGAAAATGGCTCTAATATGAAGGGAAAGCATAAGGGAGTACAAAAAAGATTTCTTGATATAAATCCCAGGGCGTTTTATACACCATGTAGTTGTCACAGTTTGAATCTTGCACTTTGTGATATGGCAACCATTTCTCCAAAGGCAATCTCATTTTTTGGGATTATTCAGCGTACTTATAACTTCTTTTCATGTTCAGTTAAGCGGTGGAAAATATTTGAAGATCACGTGGATAGCCTTACATTTAAGGCTTTATCACACACTCGCTGGGAGAGCCATGTGGAAAGTGTTAAGGCAATACGGTTTCAGGCTCCTAAAATCATGAATGCGTTAGTGTACATTGCTGAAAATAGTGATGACCCGAAAGAGCAGAGCGAAGCTGAATGTCTTGCAATAAGTGAAACACATGGAATTGGAAGTTTTGAGTTCTTAGTTTCCATGGTTATTTGGTATAATCTTTTATCTGTTGTTAACATTGTGAGCAAGAGTTTGCAGTCAGAAAACATGAACATTGATGTAGCTATTTCTCAACTGAAGGGGCTGGtttctcattttaaaaaatatagagagtcAGGCTTTGAGAAAGCAAAAGTAGAAGCTAAAGAAATTGCAGAATCTTTGGAGATTGATCTTGTATTTCCTAGAAAAGCAAAGCGGGTGATTAGAAGAAAAAGACATTATGGTGAAGAATCAGAGAATGTCGAGGGAAGTGTGACATTATCACCTGAGGAGAGCTTTAGGATTGACTACTTCATCCAAATCATGGATCAAGCTCTCTACTCACTTGAGACCAAATTTGAGCAATTTCAGAGGTACGAACAAATATTcggttttttgtttgatttggaaaAATTGCAATCAGCGAGTGATGATAGTTTGATGGTTTCTTGTGCTAATCTTGAAGATAATCTAACTCACGAAAATCAGTCAGATATTGTTGGTAATGATCTTTTCTATGAACTTAAAGTTCTAAGAGAAGCGTTACCAAAAGAGATTAAAAGGCCTATTGAAGTATTAGACTTTTTGAACAGAGTTGAAGATTGTTATCCAAACACGTGCATcgcttatcgaatattgttgaCGATCCCAGTTTCGGTTGCAACTGCTGAAAGGAGTTTTTCAAAGCTGAAGTTGATCAAATCATATCTTCGTTCGAGTATGTCTCAAGAAAGATTGAGTGACTTAGCTATTTTATCCATCGAAAGAGAATTGGTTAGAGATGTTGATTTCGAAAGCTTGGTTCACGATTTCGTGgagaaaaagggaaaacaaaTGTTCAAGAATTAG